TTTGCCAGCTGGCTCCCAAACCCCCTGTAAGCTGCTCTTGGCGAGGCGGGTGGGGGAGGTGCTGCAGAAACGCTCTTGATGCTTGGGGCCTGTAAGTCACGTTCCGGCGTCTGGTTGGCCAGTAGGAGGTGCTATGCTCATTGTGCGATATGCAGGTTTTACTAGGAAGTAACATtatctgcctgggggggggttacctGGTTAGTGGAGGGTTGGGAATGTTCAGGAATAATTCAGATCGGGGGAGATGGTAGTAAGGGTGACTACGGGAGAATAAGATGATATAGGTGGGTTGACAAGTCGGGCAGTTTCCTTTAACCACACTTGGTTTGGGGCAGGCAGAatcggggtgggtgggggggttgctTGGTAACTTTTGGAAAGTAATCAAGAATGCAGTGATGGAGAATCACGAGAGAAATtaacagcaaaacaaaaaaaactttaagccttaattatatccatccatccattttcttagtCCATGCATCTGAACTTTCCAAAGAAATCAGACACATGGACATgactgtaaccccccccccccccccccattgaaaTGTGTTTCACAGTCTGGGGGGCaaaatgtattaatgtatgCATGAAGTTGATTTCATGACAGACTCTGATTGTAGCACTAACTGTAATTAATAGGTTATCCCTTGTCATCACGCCCGCCCCCGCCCTTTCCTGGTGAGGTGGCACCTTCCCTAACTGGCCCTGTCTCTCCGCAGCGGCAGGGGGCAACCGGGTGCGCGTGCCAGAGAGAGTCAGCGCCGTGCTGGGGAAGAACGTGACACTGGGCTGCCAGGTGGAGGTCAGCTCCAACCTGAGCCTGACCCAGAGCTCCTGGGAGCGCCGGCTGCCCTCGGGCTCCATCACGCTGGCAGTCTTCAATCCGCAGTTTGGCACCTCCGTTGCCCCCAGTTACGCCAAGCGCCTGGCCTTCTACTCGCCATCATCGCACGATGCCACCATCACACTGGCGGACGTGGGCTTTGCTGACGTTGGCACCTATACCTGCAAGGTGGCCACATTCCCCCTGGGTAACACCCAGGCCTCGACACACATCAGCGTCATGGGTAAGCTGTGCGTGTCCTGCACCTTTATGCAAGGGCATTTTATTCTACCAGTGACCTTATGGCATGGAATTCTGGGAGTTGTAGTTCCTTTTtcatctgttaaaaaaaaactccaccCCGAAATACTCCAGTCACTTTATTTTAACTAGGAAAACACACATTTTTCCTGCATACATGCGCTcctaatagatgtttttcatTTTCCTCAGCTTGGGGAGAGTTGGGCTCATTAGTGGGATGATTAATGATCCCCAAGcttgtttgtctgtctctctctctctctctctctctcctctctctctctctctctctctcacacacactcacacacgcgcacacacacacacacacacacatgtagggtatacctatccttatgggtcccgctcattcacttctatgggaaaaatgttaATGCTAgctatgacgaccttaacccccaccctgccctaaccataaccataagtaaccaagcaaaatacgagttttttttgcattttagttttttcatagcagtcacagatttttaataaaacagaattttaggaaaccagtccccatatggggaaaaaaaacggatataTATCACGTTacggggacattgtgtccccataaggataggtatacgcacgcacacacgcacacacacagcaaagcagATCCTGGTGTTTTAGTTGAGTATTATGCTGTAGCTATTGCACCTCGGTCTTTCCAAGCTGAGTTTGCGTACCACGGCCCGAAGGCATGTTATCCTCTGGGTTGAGATGAGAATTGGCCTGGGAGGTGGGACGTCTGTGTGTCTGATGTCGATGCATATAAGCTCTGGTCTGTGTTTGTTATTACTGTTCTGAGAGAGGCATGCATGCATTTCCTTGTACTCTGCatttgactggggggggggtactagTAAACATGTCTGTGTTGTATACTGGAAGCAGACACGCGTTGTGATGTGCTGTGATTTGAGTGGCTCCTCCTTCCCATTGTCATGATGACAGTGGGGGTTCCCAAACCCAAAGTTCTAAGAGGAAGTAGATTGGTTGTGATCATTCCCACATCGCGTGACCTCCCTCCCTttgccccaccccacccctggtAATAGCGAACAAGAGCCAGTTGATGTAGCTCTTGGTCTTTGCGGTCCAGAGGGCACCTGATGGAGAGGTGACGGTGTACCCCCTTAGgattgatttttcttttttaaagttGCTTAGCTGACAAGTCTTTCCCACAAGATGTTTCAGACCCTTAAGGGTTCCCTCCTGGGACCTGAGACAGCAGTCCTCAGGTTCCACAGCGCATGCATAAATTACATGATAAGAGATAAGTGATGAATTTATTTCATCTTTAATTATTCCGCTTCCCTCTTCTTCACTTTTTTCTTCGTCCTCTTTCCTGTTCTCTTCTGTCTCCACCCCTCCATCTTGCTTCTCCCAGTCGAGCCGAAGGTGTACGTGTCAGCAGGTTCCGCCCCCTTGCTGGACGGTGGGAACGAGACAGTGGTGGCCACCTGCACGGCGGAGCGGGCCCTCCCCCAGGCCGAAGTCTCCTGGGAGTCCAACCTTTTCGGCCGCTCGCAGGTGCACCTGCAGGCGGAGGCTAACGGCACCACCACCACGCAGGTTCGCTACGCCTGGCACCCGACCCCGCCACGCCCAGGGGCAAAGCCTCACGTGCGTGGTGCGTCACCCGGCACTGCAGACAGAGTTCCGGATCCCCTACCAAATCAATGTGCAGTGTAAGTGGGCGGGGCCTCTTTCTTCTATCCGATTGGGTGAGTGGGAATGAGGGGGACTCATTGGACGGGACTGGCGACAATCATCTAGACTGCCAATGAACCAGATCCATGAAGGGGAGTGTTAGTGAAATCCAGAGAACAGGCAGCCAGCTGGTTTGATGTCTCTCCAAAACAGTGGCTGCAGTAATAAGATTGAAGGGTTAGTGCAGGTTGGTGTCGTGGCAAAAGGCCCCTTAAATAGGTTCCTCCCCCACTCTCCCTCTGCAGGTCTTTTTAGTGCTGTAATTATTAATGCATGTTCCCTCCGCACGCCGACGTCGCGGCTCACATCCCACATCGGACGGCCACGTTTCCATTAAAAATTTATCAGGTTTAGCAACTGCTAGACACGAATGAGAGAGATGGAGGGATGAATGCAGACAAATGGAAGGATAGAGGTCCCAGGAGGGTGGGAAAGTGAAGAGTGTGGACTTCGGACTTGGCTATTTCAGCTAGTGGTAGCAGCTGCTGTTCCAGGAACCCAGAGGAGATATGGGTCAAATAGAACTTAAGCGGGTTCGACCTGCTGTTTTTTCAGGTATGTTGGCAGAGTTTGAGGAGAATTTACCGGTTTTCTCTTCCAGAATTTCATCTTCATCACTTCTGTGTCTGTCTCCCATCTTCCAATCCCTTCTACCTCATCTTCCTTGTTTATCCTTATAAAACCTCAATATCTCCTGCCTTGCTGGCTGGTGAAAACTATGCATTGTGCTTCATACAGACAGAAGTGTCTTGGATGTTCATTAAAATTGTAGTGATGCTGTGCGTTTCCCATGGTGGGTTGAACTGTATTTCTGACCCTGCATCCGCTCCTTCATAGTCGCCCCAGATGTGACGGTCGTGGGATATGAAGGGGACTGGTTCATCGGGCAGGAGAATGCCCAGCTCCAATGCCGGGCCAACGCCAACCCTCCAGTCCGCTCATACACGTGGACCAGGTGGGTCAACTTGCTAACTTCAGCGTTGTACTGGAACCTTCTGTAGGGTTGTAGCACAGTACTCTAGCGATAATGTCATACACGTGGTGTACATCTCAGCCGTATACATACTACACAGCTGTGTCTGAGATCATGCCTAACAAGTGCCAGATACTGATTGCAGACGTTGTTCTGGATCTAGCGTTTTTTTTGCCTTTGTCCTTACAGGGTCATACTTGTTAATCCTTTAATGGACCTGGTTCAGTTATTAAAGATCATATCATCCTTACCTTGAACTATTCAAGCGACAAATTACCTagaccaggggaggggggggtcttatccagaaaggactGTTTGGTATGTGGATTTTCCctacaactccctaattagattactaattaggggATTGATTggatgaagagtcctcacacctgggtttcaacagctgacctaaaggccatgccaaaaacctgcatacacactggtccatttgcgGATTAGACTGCCACCCTTGACCTACACCATAGGTTTCATTGAGGGGTTTCATATCCGTTTACTCGTATCAGTTGGCTTTCTGCTATGATCTTTTTTATATGGAAGGTGACCCTGTTACAGACATACTTGAGGTCACATCCTGTTCATATTGCTGTCTGCGATTCATTGTTCTCAGTCCATAGCTGTTCTCTACCATTATCATATATTGTATCCTCCTGTTTCTTAGTATTGGAGTTGAGAGCCATTGAGATCATGTCTGAGATCATTCTCTGGAATCTCTTCTGGTTCTGCACTTAAGTCATGCAGGCCAGACGAGCCTGACCTTGTCAGGAAGGGTGTGAATCCAGGAGGGCAAGAGTGCGGAAGGGCTGCCCTTTTCTCCACAGTGCTGGCAGGCTTTCCCTCTTTCACTTCCCCCAAGATTCACACGTTTGTGTCCCCCGTGCATCTCCCCACCCCCAGGCTGGATGATGAGCTTCCTGGGGACGTCTATGTGGTCAACAATACTCTGGTCTTCAGCCACCTACTGCGCCGCAATGACTCTGGAGTGTACAGGTGTGAGGCAGGAAACGGCATCGGCAGGCGCAGCAGGGACACGCGGATCCGAGTCCAAGGTTAGGAGactcctccccctccctctctgttTTTGAGGTACTCTTCTTAAATCAAAAAGGACTTTCTTCATAAACTACTGTGAAAATTAGGGTTGGTTTTGCTGCTTGCAGAGAGTAGTCATTATGGATTTTATTACTGGATTTCAAGCATTGCTAAAGTTAAAATCTCCTTGGAGATgtataattgattttttttttatcctttaTATTTAGACACTAGATCTCAGTCCTCCAGCAGGTAGGGGGAGCTGTTGTAGAAAGAGAGGAAAATGAGTACATGGGTATTTCAAAGCTACTCATGGGACTGTGGATATAAACAGGGCACAGCATCACTCAAACACATAAGCATCTTTGAGTAGTTCATCAAACTTCTACCAGTCCCACATTCTCTTTTGGAAACTTGGTCATTTTGTCTTTGATGGGATAACGGTGCACCTTTCGCAAAACTGACCAACTCCCCCTTCCACCTGAGTTGTGTTGTGCTTCCTGCCTTTATGTGCCACT
The DNA window shown above is from Brienomyrus brachyistius isolate T26 unplaced genomic scaffold, BBRACH_0.4 scaffold123, whole genome shotgun sequence and carries:
- the LOC125727874 gene encoding LOW QUALITY PROTEIN: nectin-3-like protein (The sequence of the model RefSeq protein was modified relative to this genomic sequence to represent the inferred CDS: deleted 1 base in 1 codon), encoding MSFAPGSHGGGKVSLLLRISLLLKLAFLLLVCMLTAAGGNRVRVPERVSAVLGKNVTLGCQVEVSSNLSLTQSSWERRLPSGSITLAVFNPQFGTSVAPSYAKRLAFYSPSSHDATITLADVGFADVGTYTCKVATFPLGNTQASTHISVMVEPKVYVSAGSAPLLDGGNETVVATCTAERALPQAEVSWESNLFGRSQVHLQAEANGTTTTQVRYAWHPTRHAQGQSLTCVVRHPALQTEFRIPYQINVQFAPDVTVVGYEGDWFIGQENAQLQCRANANPPVRSYTWTRLDDELPGDVYVVNNTLVFSHLLRRNDSGVYRCEAGNGIGRRSRDTRIRVQEPPPTTILPATPLPALNDGGLATAPLSKERAPFTSPTLASLPEGSLGAIVGGAVGGALFLVLLLVLGGTCYRRQQRTFRGDYYTKQYLGPADMQKEPHVDMLQPHELQEVYGSRDAGKGAREAPKASTVQSDKDREEWGDGVINGRSRALREATRYPERHNHNHNHHGTPLRGPAPPCARISAMNHSAPYLPEDCYDNSPDGDYVSHVDGSVISRREWYV